A single Nostoc sp. PCC 7107 DNA region contains:
- a CDS encoding aminoglycoside phosphotransferase family protein, producing MTSTPERSRLENAINAACAVAKQQGLNFAEAVILQDRSNLVIHLQPVPVVARIATTTGTVRFGDAWFAKEVAVASYLAAAGAPVVSPSNLIQPGPHQHNGFVLSFWEFVEEIDELPDATIVGQTLRDCHKALVDFASELTVLDPLNESESLLCTLISQAAFSLSDSKMLQAVNHRLKSRFQQLQLSMQPLHGDSNFSNVLNTTRGVLWTDWEDTFIGHIAWDIACLIAASHVFGTDREYAAVALNGYGLEIDQEILDLFIEARTFQTAMWNFIIGQQRPESLERLEGRLNWLRDRYRTVS from the coding sequence ATGACTAGTACACCTGAAAGGTCTCGTCTAGAAAATGCGATCAATGCCGCTTGTGCAGTCGCTAAACAACAAGGGCTGAATTTTGCTGAGGCTGTGATTCTGCAAGACAGAAGCAATTTGGTAATTCATTTACAGCCTGTCCCTGTAGTTGCACGCATAGCAACTACAACGGGTACAGTGCGCTTTGGTGATGCTTGGTTTGCCAAAGAAGTTGCTGTAGCCAGTTATTTAGCCGCAGCAGGCGCACCTGTTGTTAGTCCAAGCAACCTGATTCAACCAGGCCCGCATCAACACAATGGATTCGTTCTAAGTTTTTGGGAATTTGTCGAAGAAATAGATGAACTACCAGACGCAACTATTGTTGGACAGACTTTACGAGATTGTCATAAAGCTTTAGTAGACTTTGCCAGTGAATTGACAGTTTTAGATCCTTTAAATGAGTCTGAAAGTTTGCTGTGTACTCTCATTTCTCAAGCAGCATTCAGCCTCAGTGATTCCAAAATGTTGCAAGCAGTAAATCATCGTCTCAAAAGTCGATTTCAGCAACTTCAGTTATCGATGCAGCCACTTCATGGGGACTCCAATTTTTCTAATGTGCTTAACACCACACGGGGAGTACTATGGACAGATTGGGAAGATACATTTATTGGTCACATTGCTTGGGATATTGCCTGTTTAATCGCGGCTAGTCATGTTTTTGGCACTGACAGAGAATATGCGGCGGTCGCTTTGAATGGTTATGGTCTAGAGATAGATCAAGAAATATTAGATTTGTTTATTGAAGCACGAACTTTTCAAACCGCGATGTGGAATTTCATTATTGGGCAACAACGTCCTGAAAGTCTAGAGCGGTTAGAAGGGCGGTTAAACTGGTTGCGCGATCGCTATCGCACAGTGTCTTAA
- a CDS encoding adenylate/guanylate cyclase domain-containing protein produces the protein MKYEVVEQIFNKYSTLRKFEYLELDVHFCIVDKSEQVQRFAFQPEEVILGKDIRLGFPEFIGKEEILKSIIQGQQASFELVAIKRNGENQLDIYINIYVIGEITEKSSNRKLIIFIEDVTEKIQSKQDLSKLTNATSLLSMTLVTYKNYMDTVITSMADALLITTNTGKIKKVNPAAQKLFDFSEEELINKPISLIFDDNFLLLRIINHYSKINRDLQHFEVVCRKKTREKVRVAFSCTVMQKKNEVLEDIIYIGRDITSRQRREQRNVAQYAITRILSESQSIKQAMPEILQAICQNLEWDVGELWTTNEYLSTNVLKESDHTVLRCVEIWSSRLIAAREFKAVTWQTTYLPSVGLPGQIWERRSALWIKNILDYGDLQRSPTAVTAGLRSAFGFPILDDNKILGVMTFFSRDVQPKDADLLQMMVSVGSQIAQFMKRKQAEDDLLESESRYRDICENANDLIQSVNAYGRFLYVNRTWCQTLGYSATEVEEMNVFEIIHPDSQEHCRQMFYRLMSGEKLDQVKAAFIAKNGQTVFLEGNINCKFAHGIPVATRGIFRNITRRVALEAALQQQQAETEQLWQTRIPASASNNLQALIEDKAADVMNVTVLCADIVGLNEIAALGSAMQLVNLLCPIFANFDRLCNRYGLEKIKTINEAYIVIGGLPAKRSDHAQAIAQMALDMQTAIATFNQENQQNLKLCIGIHTGVVTTAALGLMDTINIAKSIESQTLADTIQVSATAYEYIRDEFVLKLQHEIKIPHQQQMTTYLLLGKTKK, from the coding sequence ATGAAATACGAAGTAGTCGAGCAGATTTTTAATAAATATTCGACTTTACGTAAATTTGAATATTTAGAACTAGATGTTCATTTCTGTATTGTAGATAAATCTGAGCAAGTACAGCGCTTTGCCTTTCAGCCAGAAGAGGTGATTTTAGGTAAAGATATTCGTTTAGGATTTCCTGAATTTATTGGCAAAGAAGAGATATTAAAATCTATCATCCAAGGTCAACAAGCTAGTTTTGAATTAGTAGCAATTAAAAGAAATGGTGAGAATCAACTGGATATTTATATAAATATATATGTTATTGGTGAAATTACAGAAAAATCATCTAACAGAAAGTTAATCATTTTCATTGAAGATGTTACTGAAAAAATTCAATCAAAACAAGATTTATCAAAATTAACTAATGCTACTAGTCTGCTGTCAATGACACTGGTAACATATAAAAATTACATGGATACAGTTATCACTTCAATGGCAGATGCCTTATTGATAACTACCAATACAGGAAAAATTAAAAAAGTTAATCCGGCAGCGCAAAAGTTGTTTGATTTTTCTGAAGAAGAATTAATCAATAAACCAATATCTTTGATATTTGATGACAATTTTTTATTGCTCAGAATTATTAATCACTACAGTAAAATCAACCGAGATTTACAGCATTTTGAAGTTGTTTGTCGTAAAAAAACGCGAGAAAAAGTGCGAGTAGCTTTTTCTTGCACAGTAATGCAGAAAAAAAATGAAGTTTTAGAAGATATTATCTATATTGGTCGAGATATTACGAGTCGCCAGCGTCGAGAACAACGTAATGTTGCCCAGTACGCTATTACCCGCATTCTCTCAGAATCACAAAGTATTAAACAGGCAATGCCGGAAATTTTACAGGCAATCTGTCAAAATTTAGAGTGGGATGTAGGGGAATTATGGACAACAAATGAATACCTTAGTACGAATGTATTAAAAGAAAGTGATCATACTGTATTAAGATGCGTAGAAATTTGGTCAAGCCGACTCATAGCCGCGCGTGAATTTAAAGCTGTGACATGGCAAACTACATATCTACCGAGTGTGGGATTACCTGGCCAAATTTGGGAAAGACGTTCTGCTTTATGGATTAAAAATATTTTAGACTATGGAGACTTACAGCGATCGCCAACTGCTGTAACCGCCGGATTACGTTCAGCATTTGGTTTTCCTATCCTCGACGACAATAAAATTTTAGGAGTGATGACTTTTTTTAGCCGCGATGTGCAACCTAAAGATGCAGATTTGTTACAAATGATGGTTTCTGTGGGTAGTCAAATCGCGCAATTTATGAAACGCAAACAAGCAGAAGATGATTTGTTAGAAAGTGAATCTCGATATCGAGATATCTGTGAAAATGCTAATGATTTAATTCAGTCTGTTAATGCGTATGGGCGGTTTTTATATGTTAACCGGACATGGTGTCAAACATTAGGATATAGTGCCACAGAAGTTGAGGAAATGAATGTATTTGAAATTATACATCCTGATTCTCAAGAACATTGTCGGCAAATGTTTTATCGTTTAATGTCAGGAGAAAAATTAGATCAAGTTAAAGCAGCTTTCATTGCCAAAAATGGGCAAACAGTTTTTTTAGAAGGTAACATAAACTGTAAATTTGCTCATGGAATACCAGTTGCAACTCGTGGGATTTTTCGCAATATTACACGCCGAGTAGCATTAGAAGCAGCATTACAGCAGCAGCAAGCAGAAACAGAACAACTTTGGCAAACAAGAATACCAGCATCGGCATCTAATAATCTACAAGCACTAATAGAGGATAAAGCAGCAGATGTCATGAATGTGACTGTCTTATGTGCAGATATCGTCGGTTTAAACGAAATTGCGGCTTTGGGAAGTGCGATGCAACTAGTTAATTTACTCTGTCCAATTTTTGCAAATTTCGATCGCCTCTGTAATCGCTACGGTTTAGAAAAAATCAAAACCATTAATGAAGCGTATATAGTAATTGGGGGATTACCAGCAAAACGCTCTGATCATGCCCAAGCCATAGCGCAAATGGCGCTAGATATGCAAACTGCGATCGCCACATTTAACCAAGAAAATCAACAAAACCTGAAACTTTGCATTGGTATCCATACAGGAGTCGTCACAACCGCAGCACTCGGTTTAATGGACACAATCAATATTGCTAAATCTATCGAGTCTCAAACTTTAGCCGATACTATCCAAGTTAGCGCTACTGCTTACGAATATATACGTGATGAATTTGTTCTAAAACTACAGCATGAAATAAAAATTCCCCATCAACAGCAAATGACAACTTATCTTTTATTAGGAAAAACTAAAAAGTAA
- the speY gene encoding deoxyhypusine synthase, whose product MSKQRGQKIAPTPIPTNIGVVDLINNYFTAYNSARLREACQLLSKDVFQEGVTVGVSLSGAMTPAGFGVSALAPLIRNGFIDWMISTGANLYHDMHYGLGFELFAGNPFVDDVKLREEGTIRIYDIIFGYDVLLETDAFIRKILQAEPFQKRMGTAEFHYLLGKYVREVEKQLGVQHSCLLATAYEYGVPIYTSSPGDSSIGMNVAALALEGSQLILDPAIDVNETAAIAYNARVADGKSAAVILGGGSPKNFLLQTQPQIHEVLGLEERGHDFFVQFTDARPDTGGLSGATPSEAVSWGKIDPEELPSTIVCYTDSTIALPLVTAYVMNQCSPRPLKRLYDQREAMLSTLQKDYLAAKTQSSDKVPAAMAEDAAQGIATYPCGRLIPNSP is encoded by the coding sequence ATGTCAAAACAGCGTGGTCAAAAAATCGCACCTACACCCATACCAACCAATATTGGGGTAGTAGATTTAATCAATAATTACTTCACTGCCTATAACTCAGCACGCTTGCGGGAAGCTTGCCAACTACTGAGTAAAGATGTATTTCAAGAAGGCGTGACGGTAGGAGTTAGCCTTTCTGGGGCGATGACACCAGCCGGATTTGGGGTTTCCGCACTAGCACCCCTCATTCGTAACGGTTTCATTGACTGGATGATTAGCACCGGGGCGAATCTTTACCATGATATGCACTATGGGTTAGGTTTTGAGCTATTCGCGGGTAATCCATTTGTGGATGATGTGAAACTGCGGGAAGAAGGGACTATCCGCATTTATGACATTATCTTTGGCTACGATGTGTTGTTAGAAACCGATGCTTTCATCCGTAAAATTTTGCAAGCAGAACCTTTCCAAAAGCGAATGGGAACAGCGGAATTTCATTATCTTTTGGGTAAGTATGTCCGGGAAGTAGAAAAGCAATTAGGAGTACAGCATTCTTGCTTACTGGCGACAGCTTATGAATATGGCGTACCAATTTACACTTCCTCCCCTGGAGATAGTTCTATTGGGATGAACGTTGCAGCTTTGGCGTTAGAAGGTTCGCAATTAATTTTAGATCCTGCCATTGATGTGAACGAGACAGCTGCGATCGCCTACAATGCAAGAGTTGCTGATGGTAAAAGTGCGGCGGTAATTCTAGGTGGTGGTAGTCCCAAAAACTTCTTACTGCAAACTCAACCGCAAATTCATGAAGTATTGGGATTAGAAGAACGGGGACATGATTTCTTTGTCCAGTTTACAGATGCGCGTCCTGATACTGGCGGTTTGTCTGGGGCGACTCCATCTGAGGCGGTCAGCTGGGGTAAAATTGACCCAGAAGAGTTACCCAGCACAATTGTTTGTTACACCGATAGCACGATCGCTTTACCGTTAGTTACAGCTTATGTAATGAATCAATGTTCGCCTCGTCCCTTAAAGCGGTTGTACGATCAGCGGGAAGCAATGTTAAGCACCCTGCAAAAAGATTATCTTGCCGCAAAAACCCAATCATCGGATAAAGTACCTGCTGCAATGGCTGAAGATGCAGCCCAAGGTATCGCAACTTATCCTTGCGGTAGATTAATTCCGAATAGTCCATAA